CATGTTCATGGAGAAAGTGTCCCTGGAGCCCTCCATGATGTACAATGTCACCGAGCTCAACACCGTGGAGACTGGTGACGAAGggtaagggacacacacacacattttagtgTTATGTTTGGATTGTACAGTAAAAAGGCAGTAATATAATACATGTGAAGAGGAGAAAGCGAATTCGACAAGAGTTTATCTGTATAGATTATGCTAGcattatatattttgtttttctAGTGTACATTTTTTGTGTTATTTTACTGCTTTTTTTGTTGAGACATTTTGACTGTGAAAGCTGTATGACTATTCTGATTGAAGTCTATGCTGCGTACAAGATACAGCATTCACCCGGCCAGGTCTTCTCACTGTAGGTCAAGACGCCCCTACTATGTCAAAGGTAATATGTTTTCAGTGTCAGCTCAGACTTCTCCACCCTGACTGTGTTCCAGAACTTCTACATTTGGGAAGATGTCTTACCTGCAGCCCATGGACACGCGCCAGTACCTCTACTGCCTGAAGCCCAAATCGGAGTTTGCAGAGAAGGCGGGCGTCATCAAGGGCGTGACGGTCATCGGTAAACTGGACATCGTGTGGAAGACCAACTTAGGAGAGAAAGGAAGGCTGCAGACAAGCCAGCTACAGAGAATGGTACCAGAGCATTCTCAGTTACATGATATGGTTCTTAGTTAAAGTATATGGTTGTTGCATAACAGGACATTCTCAGTCTCAATGCTGTGGTTGTCTTTGTTGAGTGGTGTTGATGGTCTTGTCAGTCATACCTGGGCTGTGGACAATTACAATGACATAGCTCAAAATGAAGATTATATTCTCAATTGGATAATATAGTCATTCTACAGTTTCCAAATTTGTCAAAATTATGCAAAATGTGATGTCATGAAGCCTGTTGCCCAGAGTTTACCAACCAGACAACTACCCAAAAATACAAAACAGTACAATCATGGTCCTAGACGATGCGCTTCTTGTGAGCCTAAAATAAACACAACCGGTCCAAAATGTATCTGCTATTGCCTGGATCAGACAGTGTAATAATTGCATTTGTGTTGACCCAGTATGAATTGGTTTTCCTCGTCTccttattaaaaaatgtaaaaactcCAGCATACCGGTAATCTGGATGCTTCCAACAATATAATGGatcttatttatcaatgtttTGGTCTCAGTCGACCTTCAACAGGGTATTGCTTTTCCACTTGTCTCTGACAGGCTCCAGGTTATGGAGACGTCAGACTATCACTGGAGATGATCCCAGACACCGTCAACCTAGAGGAACCCTTCGACATCACCTGTAAAATCACCAACTGCAGGTATAATCATATGGCTGGATGGACCTACAGTACCTGtcaaagtttagacacacctactcattcaagggtttttctttatttttactattttctacattgagaACAAAAGTGaagacaaaactatgaaataacacatatggaatcatgtagtaaccaaaaatgtgttaaacaaatcatttacatttacatttgtcaaACATAACAAATCAAAAGATATGTTATGtttgagattgttcaaagtgtggtccttctgtagctcagttggtagagcatggcgcttgtaacgccagggtagtgggttcgatccccgggaccacccatacgtagaatgtatgcacacatgactgtaagtcgctttggataaaagcgtctgctaaatggcatatattattatattatattaaagtagccaccctttgccttgatgacggctttgcacactcttgcctttctctcaaccaacttcatgaggtagtcacctggaatgcatttcacttaacaggtgtgccttgttaaaagttaatttgtggaatttctttccttcttaatgtgttttagccaatcagttgtgttttgacaaggtagggttggtatacagaagatagccctatttcgtaaaagaccaagtccatattatggcaagaacagctcaaataagcaaagagaaacaacagtccatcgttactttaggacatgaaggtcaatcaatctggaaaatttcaaggacTTTAAAAGTtatttcaagtgcagttgcaaaaaccatcaagcgctataatgaaactggctctcatgagtacctccacaggaaaggaagacccagacttacctctgctgcagaggataagttcattagagttaccagcctcagaaattgctgcccaaataaatgcttcagagttcaagtaacaggcacatctcaacatcaattgttcagaggacaCTGCGTGAATCAgcccttcatggtcgaattactgcaaagaaaccactactaaaggaccagtaagaagaagagacttgcttgggcaaagaaacacgagcaatggacattagagcggtggaaatctgtcctttggactgatgagtccaaatttgagcttTTTGGTTCTAattgccgtgtctttgtgagacgcagagtaggtgaacggatgatctctgcatgtgtggttcccaccgtgaagcatggaggaggaggtgtgatgtgtgggggtgctttgctggtgacactgtcagtgatttgtttagaattcaaggcacacttaaccagcacggctaccacagcattatgcagTGATACATTAAACATCTGGTGTGCACTTAGTGGAACTGTCATTTgattttcaaaaggacaatgacccaacacgcctccaggctgtgtaagggttatttgaacaagaaggagagtgatggagtgctgcatcagatgacctggtctccacaattacccgacctcaacccaattgagatggtttgggatgagttggaccgcagagtgaaggaatagcagccaacatttgctcaacatatgtgggaactccttctagactgttggaaaaacattccaggtgaagctggttgagagaatgccaagagtgtgcaaagctgtcatcaaagcaaagggtggctactttgaacaatctaaaatctattttgatatgtGTTATATATGTTATTATTTCGCTGAGACCGAGACATAACTTTCCAGCTTAAATGTTTTGAATAAattgttccagtcgctagctgcagctaactgaaaagaggagtgacccaAGGATGTGTTTGCTTTGGGGACTGTGAATAGCAGATCATGGGCTGTAATTAGAAGATGAGGGTTGCAATGGGTTTCTCAGCACATCATCTTAAGTCGTGCAGTAGAGTTTTGTCGgctagggggagtgaggcctaagagggttttgtAGATGAGCATCAACCAGTGGATTTTGTGTCTTGTGTAAAGAGATGGCCAGTTTACAGAGGAATACAAAGTACCGTGATGTGTTCtttaaggagcattggtggcaaatctgacaGCCGAGTTGTGTGTTTTGTTGCAGTGAGAGGACCATGGACCTGGTGCTGGAGATGTGTAACACCCGCTCCATCCACTGGTGTGGTGTATCAGGGAGACAGCTGGGCAAAGTCAGCCCCAgtgcctcgctctctctgcccctcaaactcctctcctctgtccagggCCTGCAAGTAGGTGCCCACGTAGAATACATTGTAACACTAAGCATAGCTAAGGCTTATTACAGTATGTTATGCTATTACTGTTAACATTTGCAATCAACAATCGGTTGATGATTGTAGCTAATCACCATTTGCTTGTGTTTCAGAGTATATCTGGCCTGAGACTGACTGACACATTTCTGAAGAGGACTTATGAATACGATGACATTGCACAGGTGTGTGTGGTCTGTCCATACATGAGCCGTGAGAGCTAAGACTCTTCTGGAACTGATCACTATACATCTCAATGGACCAACTACCAAATTTGCACCTATATCATCAGTACACACCCCAAGCTGATCATGTTTTAACAGATGTTTTTAATGTTTTCTTTGCaaaaaaaatatgattttaaaTGAATGTGCATGTAAATGTGAATAAAAAATGTTAACTTAATCCCTAGTTTGTTGTGCTTCGCTAAAATCTTTATCATTATTCTGCACTATAAGTACATCTGTCTCCAAAGTGATATAATTATATGGTTTCACTACAAGACTCAGAACTCAACAATGATCCATTTTAAGACATTTTATTTAGACATATATTTGTTGACCAAACATTATGCTGCTCTGTTTTACACAATATTCATTAGCTTCAATTAAGTGTCTGACAATAAATATCAGATGGAAAAGCATGCAAAATCAATAAGGCTGAATAAGTCCCATACTATCAACATTGTTTCAGTGATGTCAAATGAAATAGAATCCAAAGAGAAATGGCATTGACATATTTGTGTGTTTGCTATGGTTCCAATCATTAGTAAATACAGGGTGAGGGTAGGGGGTGCAGACATGGTCACTATACATACTTTCAAGGACATACTTTCTTTTATCTTCAAATTAGCAGTCTGATAATTGCTATTCAAAGCAATGATAGAGGTCCGCATGATCAAGGCTTCGGGTCTTTGTTTCATCCAACAGTAACTATAACAAATAATTTGGTACAAAAATAACTGTCTGAACATGATAGGAtagaaacagtgtgtgtgtgtgtgtgtgtgtgtgtgtgtgtgtgtgtgtgtgtgtgtgtgtgtgtgtgtgtgtgtgtgtgtgtgtgtgtgtgtgtgtgtgtgtgtgtgtgtgtgtgtgtgtgtgtgtgtgtgtgtgtgtgtgtgtaactcatgTAGTCATGAGAAAAAGGAATGTGCTCCCAGTTCAAATACTTCACAGATGCATCCTTTATCCCTTTCACTCCTTCCTGAACAACCACTTCCTCCATTTCTCTCCTTCCTTAATTCATTCCTCCCTTTCACTCCTTCCTTAACTCCCTTACTGTCCTTcattagtccctccctccctttctctccttccttaaTTCCTTCCTCCCTTTCATTCAATGCAATTACTGAAAGCAATTTTAAGTCAAATCCTGGGGTCAGTTCTGAAAGGAGCAATGTTACAGAACGTGAAGATGTATCTGTTATACACAATACAGTTCTAATTGCCTGTCATGTACAGTGTctgtccaaagtttggacacacctactcattccatgatttttcttaatttttactatgttctattattgtagaataataatgaagacatcaaaactataaaataacacatatggaatcatgtagtaaccaaccaaaatatattttatatttgagattcttcaaagtagcaaccctttgccttgatgacagctttgcacactcttggcgttttctcaaccagcttcatggggtagtcacctggaatgcatttcacttaacaggtgtgccttgttaaaagttcatttgtggaatgtatttccttaatgtgttttagccaatcagttgtattgtgacaaggtaggggtgacatacagaatatagccctatttcgtaaaagaccaagtccatattatgccaagaacagctcaaataagcaaagagaaatgacagtccatcattatttcaagagatgaaggtcagtcaatctggaaaatttcaagaactttgaacatttcttcaagtaaGTGCAGTCTCAAAACCCATCAacctctatgatgaaactggctctcatgaggaccgccacaggaaagaaagacccagagtaatttagaattcaaggcacacttaaccagcacggctaccacagcattctgcagtgatatgccatcccatctggtttgcgcttagttggactatcatttgtttttcaacataaTAATGACCCAacccacctccaggctgtgtaaggctaTCTGACCAAGaacgagagtgatggagtgctgcatcagatgacctggcctccacaatcacctgacctcaacccaattgagatggtttgggatgagttggaccgcagactgaaggaatagcagccaacaagtgctcaacatatgtgggaactccttctagacttttggaaaagcattccaggtgaagttggttgagagaatggcaagagtgtgcaaagctgtcatcaaggcaaagggtggctactttgaagaatctaaaatgtaaaatagatttgtatttgtttaacaatgttttggttactacatcattccatatgtgttatgtcatagttttgatgtcttcattacttttctacaaggtagaaaatagtaaaaataaagaaaaacccttgaataagtaggtgtttccaaacttttgactggtactgtagaataGGGAATCCTATCAGCTCTATTAATTTAATTTCTATCTAAATGTTTCACCTCACTGTATACACCCCTGCATTCTCCTGCGTACAATTCTGTTGGATCAGTGAAATCAGTGCGGACCAAAGGATCAACAAAATATACCAAAGTATAGGAACACGGAAATGGTTTCCACATTGCTACTACAACACACAATAGAAAAACACAGAAATCCATTTGGAATGGAACATTATTGAGGAAAGATTAAATATTTGCTGTGCACTGGGTTGGATATTTAGAATAATTAGTTGAGACTGTCTCCTGATTGGGTCTCGAACTGAATATTCTTTCTCCTGATTGGTGGGAATGTTTTTGAAACTAATTGGGTGTCTAGAATGTGGTTGATACTCTATTTCCTGTTTGAGTATCTACATAGAATGTGTTGGATACTCTCTCTTCTTATTAGGTATGTAGAAGGTGTAGACTgtttctcatctctcccctcctctctgaagATACAGTCCCAGTAAAGTGCCATCGTCCCCATCTCCGTCTGTCTCTTCATTCCAGCTCTGCCGGTGATGTGAGTTTAAGGAATGGGTGTAGAGATTGTAATCACGACATATGGTTGCCCTTCCTCTATTGAAATGTACACTGAAGGGAAGAAATATGCATGTTATTCAAACATCCTTTTCACCTTGTGTAACAACATTGTAATAACAGTTTGTCATTCATAACCAGATCCTGATCCATCTATTGCTGGTAAAACAAAAGCACACGTAGAATCAAATGTTAGGTCTCTGCTATTGATATAACTGGACAGGTAAAAACAAATCCACCGCAATCTCCATGTTGCTTTTCACCATTCCATTAGAGCACATGAAGGGGAGAAAGCCTCTTTCGACTATGGAGATGCACCCTGTAAAAGTGAGACCTAACCTCTGTGTTATAGTACACAGACCTGTGTGGATCACGAGTGCTCCTCAGCGCTGCCACTGAAGGAGCGGCTGCGGATGTGGTTCCTCAGCTGTTCGATCAGTTCTGGGTTCTGCTGCTGGATCTGCTGGGCaaactgctgaccactgcaaacaGAGGCCAGCCAAGCTGGCATTTAGGGTTTATCTGCTTTACATACTAGGTTAATGTAGTCCTTGTGTCAAGTAGATTATCATACAGATAGATGAAGCATGCTACGTTGAGTCCCTCACAATTCTGAGCAAAATAAATGTTGGACCAAAATGTAGCCTTTACTTTTAGGTAATCCTTGATCTGTCTGTTGCTTTTTAAAATGTGTAATTTGAGCCCtaaggtcaggaacagagagtccCTGTGTATGTTACAGGCATGACCCTGTGGTGCTGACGTACGCTTCAATCAGGCTGGAGATGTCAGACAGTCCTCCCACTCCTGCTGCTGGACCCCCTACCGCATTGGACATCATCCCTGACATACTGcccacagagagagcgaggaccAGAGAGAACCCAAGAGTTAGAAACGTGTCACACGCCATTTTAACAAAAACATCTGAGCATTATTAAACAGTAATTACTCAATTCTGACTTAAAGCAATGATTACAGCATTATGAATTAGGGGGATGGAGGGTATTTTTGTAAACTAAAACATCTTGATGGGCTGTGTCTCAATAGTTTCAGTGGGGTGTCTTTCATCTATTTAATAATAACACTTTTATGGGCACTTACATTTGTCCTCTTTTCACACAAGTGTGTATTATGCATGTGTGAGCACATGtgcatgtgtgaattggaaatgtgtttgtTGCATATACcacctctgagacaccctcagagagtggggatTATTTATCATAATCAGTGCAGATTAAGGAAAAGTTGAGGATGTAGCTTTACACTATTGAGCCACACAGCCCTGGGTATGCTGCTTAAACATGCAGAACACTCACAGCTGTTGCACTTGTTGGTTCTGCATCACACTGGCGGCCTGTGAACGTGCACAAAGCCAGCAGAAAATCACCATGTTGCCCATTTAAATGTGTGAAAAAGACAGTTAACAGTGTTAAAGAGGAACGAGATGCATTCTCTA
The sequence above is drawn from the Oncorhynchus gorbuscha isolate QuinsamMale2020 ecotype Even-year linkage group LG11, OgorEven_v1.0, whole genome shotgun sequence genome and encodes:
- the trappc13 gene encoding trafficking protein particle complex subunit 13 isoform X1; amino-acid sequence: MEVNQAKQEHLLALKVMRLTKPTLFTNMPVTCEDRDLPGDLFGRLMKEDPSTIKGAEALMLGEMLTLPQNFGNIFLGETFSSYISVHNDSTQEVKDILVKADLQTSSQRLNLSASNNTVTELKPESCIDDVIHHEVKEIGTHILVCAVSYTTQAGEKLYFRKFFKFQVLKPLDVKTKFYNAESDLSSVTDEVFLEAQIQNITTSPMFMEKVSLEPSMMYNVTELNTVETGDEGTSTFGKMSYLQPMDTRQYLYCLKPKSEFAEKAGVIKGVTVIGKLDIVWKTNLGEKGRLQTSQLQRMAPGYGDVRLSLEMIPDTVNLEEPFDITCKITNCSERTMDLVLEMCNTRSIHWCGVSGRQLGKVSPSASLSLPLKLLSSVQGLQSISGLRLTDTFLKRTYEYDDIAQVCVVCPYMSRES
- the trappc13 gene encoding trafficking protein particle complex subunit 13 isoform X2 produces the protein MEVNQAKQEHLLALKVMRLTKPTLFTNMPVTCEDRDLPGDLFGRLMKEDPSTIKGAEALMLGEMLTLPQNFGNIFLGETFSSYISVHNDSTQEVKDILVKADLQTSSQRLNLSASNNTVTELKPESCIDDVIHHEVKEIGTHILVCAVSYTTQAGEKLYFRKFFKFQVLKPLDVKTKFYNAETDEVFLEAQIQNITTSPMFMEKVSLEPSMMYNVTELNTVETGDEGTSTFGKMSYLQPMDTRQYLYCLKPKSEFAEKAGVIKGVTVIGKLDIVWKTNLGEKGRLQTSQLQRMAPGYGDVRLSLEMIPDTVNLEEPFDITCKITNCSERTMDLVLEMCNTRSIHWCGVSGRQLGKVSPSASLSLPLKLLSSVQGLQSISGLRLTDTFLKRTYEYDDIAQVCVVCPYMSRES
- the trappc13 gene encoding trafficking protein particle complex subunit 13 isoform X3 is translated as MRVICMCVCIPACTCVYMCVHSTGDLFGRLMKEDPSTIKGAEALMLGEMLTLPQNFGNIFLGETFSSYISVHNDSTQEVKDILVKADLQTSSQRLNLSASNNTVTELKPESCIDDVIHHEVKEIGTHILVCAVSYTTQAGEKLYFRKFFKFQVLKPLDVKTKFYNAESDLSSVTDEVFLEAQIQNITTSPMFMEKVSLEPSMMYNVTELNTVETGDEGTSTFGKMSYLQPMDTRQYLYCLKPKSEFAEKAGVIKGVTVIGKLDIVWKTNLGEKGRLQTSQLQRMAPGYGDVRLSLEMIPDTVNLEEPFDITCKITNCSERTMDLVLEMCNTRSIHWCGVSGRQLGKVSPSASLSLPLKLLSSVQGLQSISGLRLTDTFLKRTYEYDDIAQVCVVCPYMSRES